The following proteins are co-located in the Myxocyprinus asiaticus isolate MX2 ecotype Aquarium Trade chromosome 44, UBuf_Myxa_2, whole genome shotgun sequence genome:
- the LOC127434348 gene encoding YTH domain-containing family protein 3-like isoform X1, giving the protein MSATTVDQRPKGQGNKVQNGSMHQKDAVNDDDFDNYLGNQTNQSNSYPPMSDPYMPSYYAPSIGFPYSLGEAAWSTAGDPPMPYLTTYGQMSNGEHHFIPDGVFSQPGALGNTPPFLSQHGFNFFPGNADFSTWGTSGSQGQSTQSSAYSSNYGYPPSSLGRAIADGQAGFGSDTQLSKVPGLSSIDQGMAGLKLGSEMSAVTKTVGSPLGGTAGMNSMAANSMPPVSSSAPKPTSWAAIARIPAKPQPKLKPKPNMGLGSGAAIPPPPIKHNMNIGTWDDKGSITKPPLAQQMLPPQPLLQQQLLPQPQPMLQNPLPPQHQQLQLQSPQPPQQLPPGPPHPHHPSQPCPPQPLHPPQQQNLPPQNRWVPPRNRGTTFNQNSGVENFGLGTGVPMSSLPSSGEVHPVLEKLKVLNNYNPKDFDWNLKNGRVFIIKSYSEDDIHRSIKYSIWCSTEHGNKRLDGAFRSLGAKGPLYLLFSVNGSGHFCGVAEMKSTVDYNAYAGVWSQDKWKGKFEVKWIFVKDVPNNQLRHIRLENNDNKPVTNSRDTQEVPLEKAKQVLKIIATFKHTTSIFDDFAHYEKRQEEEEAMRRVSAAFCHSSQ; this is encoded by the exons ATGTCTGCGACAACTGTCGATCAG AGACCTAAAGGACAAGGAAACAAAG tgCAAAACGGTTCGATGCATCAGAAGgatgctgtaaatgatgatgactTTGACAATTATCTGGGCAATCAGACAAATCAG AGTAATAGCTACCCACCAATGTCTGATCCCTACATGCCCAGCTATTATGCTCCATCTATTGGATTCCCTTACTCCCTGGGAGAGGCTGCTTGGTCCACTGCAGGAGACCCCCCAATGCCCTACCTGACCACCTATGGACAGATGAGCAATGGTGAACATCACTTCATTCCAGACGGAGTCTTTAGCCAGCCTGGCGCTTTAGGCAACACGCCCCCTTTTCTCAGCCAACACGGATTTAACTTCTTCCCCGGAAATGCAGACTTTTCCACCTGGGGCACCAGTGGTTCTCAGGGACAGTCTACACAGAGCTCTGCTTACAGCAGCAACTATGGCTATCCCCCCAGCTCATTGGGTCGGGCCATAGCTGATGGACAGGCGGGATTTGGCAGTGACACTCAACTTAGTAAAGTTCCAGGGCTCAGTAGTATTGATCAGGGTATGGCCGGGCTTAAGCTTGGTTCTGAAATGTCGGCTGTTACGAAAACGGTGGGGTCTCCTTTAGGAGGAACAGCGGGGATGAATAGCATGGCTGCTAACAGCATGCCACCCGTCAGCTCCTCTGCACCCAAACCCACCTCATGGGCGGCAATTGCAAGGATACCTGCAAAACCCCAGCCTAAGTTGAAGCCGAAACCCAACATGGGTTTGGGAAGTGGTGCAgcaatccctcctccaccaataAAGCATAACATGAACATTGGAACCTGGGATGACAAAGGCTCCATCACCAAACCCCCTCTTGCTCAGCAGATGCTGCCCCCTCAGCCCTTGTTGCAGCAGCAACTCTTGCCCCAACCCCAACCCATGCTGCAGAACCCATTGCCTCCTCAACACCAGCAGCTCCAGCTACAATCACCCCAGCCCCCTCAGCAGCTGCCCCCAGGTCCTCCCCACCCTCACCATCCCTCACAACCTTGTCCTCCCCAGCCCCTGCACCCACCCCAGCAGCAGAACCTGCCACCCCAAAACCGTTGGGTGCCCCCTCGGAACAGAGGAACCACCTTCAACCAAAACAGTGGAGTGGAGAACTTTGGCCTTGGGACGGGAGTCCCCATGAGCTCATTGCCTTCTTCTGGCGAGGTTCACCCTGTGCTGGAGAAGCTCAAGGTCCTCAACAATTACAACCCAAAAGACTTCGATTGGAACTTGAAAAACGGACGAGTCTTTATCATCAAGAGCTACTCTGAGGACGACATCCACCGCTCCATTAAGTACTCTATTTGGTGCAGCACAGAGCATGGAAATAAGCGTCTGGATGGTGCTTTCCGTTCGCTTGGTGCCAAAGGTCCACTATACCTACTCTTCAGCGTCAACGGGAGTGGACACTTTTGCGGCGTGGCTGAAATGAAGTCAACCGTGGACTATAATGCCTACGCTGGTGTCTGGTCCCAGGATAAGTGGAAGGGCAAGTTTGAGGTGAAATGGATCTTTGTTAAGGATGTGCCCAATAACCAGCTGAGGCACATTCGTTTAGAAAACAATGATAACAAACCTGTCACCAATTCCAGGGACACTCAGGAAGTGCCCCTAGAGAAAGCAAAGCAAGTGCTTAAAATTATTGCGACTTTCAAGCATACCACCTCAATCTTTGATGATTTTGCACATTACGAAAAGCGTCAGGAGGAAGAGGAAGCCATGCGAAGGGTAAGTGCAGCTTTCTGCCACTCTTCACAATAG
- the LOC127434348 gene encoding YTH domain-containing family protein 3-like isoform X2 produces the protein MSATTVDQRPKGQGNKVQNGSMHQKDAVNDDDFDNYLGNQTNQSNSYPPMSDPYMPSYYAPSIGFPYSLGEAAWSTAGDPPMPYLTTYGQMSNGEHHFIPDGVFSQPGALGNTPPFLSQHGFNFFPGNADFSTWGTSGSQGQSTQSSAYSSNYGYPPSSLGRAIADGQAGFGSDTQLSKVPGLSSIDQGMAGLKLGSEMSAVTKTVGSPLGGTAGMNSMAANSMPPVSSSAPKPTSWAAIARIPAKPQPKLKPKPNMGLGSGAAIPPPPIKHNMNIGTWDDKGSITKPPLAQQMLPPQPLLQQQLLPQPQPMLQNPLPPQHQQLQLQSPQPPQQLPPGPPHPHHPSQPCPPQPLHPPQQQNLPPQNRWVPPRNRGTTFNQNSGVENFGLGTGVPMSSLPSSGEVHPVLEKLKVLNNYNPKDFDWNLKNGRVFIIKSYSEDDIHRSIKYSIWCSTEHGNKRLDGAFRSLGAKGPLYLLFSVNGSGHFCGVAEMKSTVDYNAYAGVWSQDKWKGKFEVKWIFVKDVPNNQLRHIRLENNDNKPVTNSRDTQEVPLEKAKQVLKIIATFKHTTSIFDDFAHYEKRQEEEEAMRRERNRNKQ, from the exons ATGTCTGCGACAACTGTCGATCAG AGACCTAAAGGACAAGGAAACAAAG tgCAAAACGGTTCGATGCATCAGAAGgatgctgtaaatgatgatgactTTGACAATTATCTGGGCAATCAGACAAATCAG AGTAATAGCTACCCACCAATGTCTGATCCCTACATGCCCAGCTATTATGCTCCATCTATTGGATTCCCTTACTCCCTGGGAGAGGCTGCTTGGTCCACTGCAGGAGACCCCCCAATGCCCTACCTGACCACCTATGGACAGATGAGCAATGGTGAACATCACTTCATTCCAGACGGAGTCTTTAGCCAGCCTGGCGCTTTAGGCAACACGCCCCCTTTTCTCAGCCAACACGGATTTAACTTCTTCCCCGGAAATGCAGACTTTTCCACCTGGGGCACCAGTGGTTCTCAGGGACAGTCTACACAGAGCTCTGCTTACAGCAGCAACTATGGCTATCCCCCCAGCTCATTGGGTCGGGCCATAGCTGATGGACAGGCGGGATTTGGCAGTGACACTCAACTTAGTAAAGTTCCAGGGCTCAGTAGTATTGATCAGGGTATGGCCGGGCTTAAGCTTGGTTCTGAAATGTCGGCTGTTACGAAAACGGTGGGGTCTCCTTTAGGAGGAACAGCGGGGATGAATAGCATGGCTGCTAACAGCATGCCACCCGTCAGCTCCTCTGCACCCAAACCCACCTCATGGGCGGCAATTGCAAGGATACCTGCAAAACCCCAGCCTAAGTTGAAGCCGAAACCCAACATGGGTTTGGGAAGTGGTGCAgcaatccctcctccaccaataAAGCATAACATGAACATTGGAACCTGGGATGACAAAGGCTCCATCACCAAACCCCCTCTTGCTCAGCAGATGCTGCCCCCTCAGCCCTTGTTGCAGCAGCAACTCTTGCCCCAACCCCAACCCATGCTGCAGAACCCATTGCCTCCTCAACACCAGCAGCTCCAGCTACAATCACCCCAGCCCCCTCAGCAGCTGCCCCCAGGTCCTCCCCACCCTCACCATCCCTCACAACCTTGTCCTCCCCAGCCCCTGCACCCACCCCAGCAGCAGAACCTGCCACCCCAAAACCGTTGGGTGCCCCCTCGGAACAGAGGAACCACCTTCAACCAAAACAGTGGAGTGGAGAACTTTGGCCTTGGGACGGGAGTCCCCATGAGCTCATTGCCTTCTTCTGGCGAGGTTCACCCTGTGCTGGAGAAGCTCAAGGTCCTCAACAATTACAACCCAAAAGACTTCGATTGGAACTTGAAAAACGGACGAGTCTTTATCATCAAGAGCTACTCTGAGGACGACATCCACCGCTCCATTAAGTACTCTATTTGGTGCAGCACAGAGCATGGAAATAAGCGTCTGGATGGTGCTTTCCGTTCGCTTGGTGCCAAAGGTCCACTATACCTACTCTTCAGCGTCAACGGGAGTGGACACTTTTGCGGCGTGGCTGAAATGAAGTCAACCGTGGACTATAATGCCTACGCTGGTGTCTGGTCCCAGGATAAGTGGAAGGGCAAGTTTGAGGTGAAATGGATCTTTGTTAAGGATGTGCCCAATAACCAGCTGAGGCACATTCGTTTAGAAAACAATGATAACAAACCTGTCACCAATTCCAGGGACACTCAGGAAGTGCCCCTAGAGAAAGCAAAGCAAGTGCTTAAAATTATTGCGACTTTCAAGCATACCACCTCAATCTTTGATGATTTTGCACATTACGAAAAGCGTCAGGAGGAAGAGGAAGCCATGCGAAGG GAGcgaaatagaaataaacagtAG